Within the Thioalbus denitrificans genome, the region GTTCAACCGGGTGGACGAGGCCATCGCCATGGCGGCCATGTACACCGCCAACCATCTCGGTGTGAAGGCCATCGTCGCCCTGACCGAGTCCGGGGCCACGCCCCTGTGGATGTCACGCATCAGTTCCGGCATCCCCATCTACGCCTTTTCCCGCAGCCCGGGCACCCGCGGCAAGGTGACCCTCTACCGGGGTGTCTACCCGGTGGAGTTCGACGTGACCCACACGGATCACGCCCGTGTGAACAAGGAGGTCATCGACGAGCTGCTGCGCCGGGGCGTCGTCCGCGAGGGCGACCTGGTGATCATCACCAAGGGTGACCTGGCCGGCGTCCACGGCGGAACCAACGCCATGAAGGTGGTGAAGGTGGGGCAGCTGGTGGAGCCCGGCATGGGCAGCGACTGAGACGCAGCAGATAATTCCGAACCGCTAGCAGTACGACACGACAGCTCACAATAAGGAGGTCATCATGGCCCTGATTTCCCTGCGCCAAATGCTGGACCACGCCGCCGAGCACGGCTACGGCGTGCCGGCTTTCAACGTCAACAACATGGAGCAGATGCACGCCATCATGGAGGCGGCGGCCGAGACCGACAGCCCGGTGATCGTGCAGGCCTCCGCCGGCGCCCGCAAGTACGCCGGCTCCGCCTTCCTGCGCAACCTGATCATCTCCGCCATCGAGCAGTGGCCGGACATCCCGATCTGCATGCACCAGGATCACGGCACCTCCCCGGCGGTGTGCCAGCGCTCCATCCAGCTGGGCTTCTCCTCGGTGATGATGGACGGCTCCCTCGGCACCGACGGCAAGACGCCCACCAGCTACGAGTACAACGTGGATGTCACCCGCCGCACCGTCGAGATGGCCCATGCCTGCGGCGTCTCGGTGGAGGGCGAGCTGGGCTGCCTGGGCTCCCTGGAGACCGGCATGGCCGGCGAAGAGGACGGCATCGGCGCCGAGGGCAAGCTGGATCACAGCCAGCTGCTCACCGACCCCGAGGAGGCCGCCGACTTCGTCAAGCAGACCGGCGTGGATGCGCTCGCCATCGCCATCGGCACCTCCCACGGCGCCTACAAGTTCACCCGGCCCCCGACCGGCGACATTCTCGCCATCGAGCGCATCAAGGAAATCCATAACCGCATCCCCAACACCCACCTGGTGATGCACGGCTCCTCCTCGGTGCCCCAGGAGTGGCTCAAGATCATCAACGAGTATGGCGGTGACATGGGCGAGACCTACGGCGTGCCCGTGGAGGAGATCGCCGAGGGCATCAAGCACGGCGTGCGCAAGGTGAACATCGACACCGACCTGCGCATGGCCTCCACCGGCGCCATCCGCAAGTTCCTGGCGGAGAATCCGAAGGAGTTCGATCCGCGCAAGTTCCTCATCGCCGCCACCAAGGCCATGAAGGAGATCTGCAAGGCCCGCTACGAGGTCTTCGGCACCGCCGGCAACGCCTCGAAGATCAAGGCCATCAACCTCGAGGACATGTCCAGGCGCTACGAGAAGGGCGAGCTCGACCCCAAGGTCAACTGAGCGGCTCCGGAACGCTGAGGCGTGGAACGAAGGGGCGGCCTGCGGGCCGCCCTTTTTTTCCGTCCTGGGCGGCAACCCGTGACTGGATCCGCAGCGTGAAGCCGCTTGGGTCTGGGATACCTCCGCCTCCGCCAGGAACCGGATCCAAAACCATGCAGTAGAATTCGAGGGTGCGCCTACGCGCGGCATTCCGACAGGTTGTGCAACTTCAGGGGTTGCCCGTCATGACCCTCAGATTCCAGTATCCACGCTCCTTCACCTCGCTCCTGCTGGTGGGTTTCACCCTCGTCGCGCTGCCTCTCCTGGGGGGCGTGGTGAACACCGGGCTGCTCCTCGACCGGATGGTCCGCGAAGGGCGGCAGGCGGTGGAGGCGACCGTGGAGGTCACCCGCGGCACCCGGCGGCTGGCGGAGCTCGCCCTGGCCCTGGAGCGTTCCGCCGGACAGCTCTACGTGCTCGAGGACCCCGCCCTGAAGGAGGCGCTGGCCGGTGTGCACGGGGAGTTCGGCGCCATCCTGTCGAGCCTGGACGGGATGTCCTGGGAACCCCCGGCGCGGGTGCTGCTGGAACGGATCGGAACCCTGGAGCGGTCACTCTACGACGATCTCGGCGCGGGGCCGGGCGAGGGGGGGTTCGCGCGCTTCGAACCGGCATTCGATGAGCTGCACGGGGCGGTCACGGAGATGATGGCCGCGGGCAATGCGGCCATCGACGGACGCGTGGGGGCGCTCTCGGCCCGGGCGGCGGACGTGCAACGGGTCCTGCTGTGGCAGGGAGCCACGATTGCGCCCCTGTCGCTGTTCCTGGTGGGGCTCTTCTCCTGGCTCATCAACCGTCCCGTGCGCCAGCTGGCGCGGGCCATCCGCCGGCTGGGAGAGCATGATCTGGAGCCGGGACCGGTGGTGAACGGTCCCCGCGACCTGGCCTTCCTGGGCGAGCAGGTGGACTGGCTGCGCCTGCGCCTGGTCGAGCTTGAGGCGCAGAAGCAGCGCTTTCTCCGTCACGTCTCCCACGAGCTCAAGACGCCCCTGGCCGCGCTGCGCGAGGGCGTGGAACTGCTCTCCGACCGGGTGGGCGGGGAGCTCTCCGCGCAGCAGGAGGAGATCGCCTGCATCATGCGCGAGAACGCCATCGTGCTGCAGCGGCGCATCGAGGACCTGCTGCGCTACAATCGCGCGGTCCAGGCGGGCGAGCTGCGCCTGCCGGAGTGGTGCCCGCTCCCCGAACTGGTGGAGGCGGCGGTGCACAAGCACGATCTCGCCCTGCGCGCGCGGCGCATACGGATCGAGACCGACCTGGGCGAGCTCCGGGTCCGGGGTGACCGGGGCAAGCTCGAGACCGTGTTCGAGAACCTGATCGGCAACGCCGTCCGTTTCAGCCCCGCCGGGGGTATCATTGGTGTCCAGGCCCGAACCGAGGGCGGAGAGGCCGTCATCACCCTCCGGGACCAGGGGCCCGGGGTGGCGGCCGCGGACCGTGAGCATATCTTCGAACCCTTCCACCAGGGCGTCATCCAGCCTCCGGGTTCGGTGCAGGGCACCGGGCTTGGTCTGGCCATCGTCCGGGAGTATGTTGAGGCCCACGGCGGTCGGGTGTCCCTGCTGGAGGAGACGACCGAAGGCGCCGGTTTCCAGGTGATCCTTCCACTGCAATCAGGTAGACGTGATGAGGTTTGAGGCGCTGGTGATCCCGGTGCTGCTCCTGCTGCTGCAGGGCTGCGCCGGCCTGCAGGAACTCGCCCCGACGCTCGTGGACGGCGGGGAGGGGAGTTCCCTGCGCCTGCAGGATACCTGGATCGCGCCGGGCCAGCTGACCGACTACATGGCCGAGGTCGAGCGCCGGGGGCAGCCGGACCCGGCGCAGCTGCGGCGCCTCGAGGCGGAATCCGAGCGGAGCGCCGCGGCGCGCATCAAGCGTGCCTGGCTGCTCTCCCGGCCCGGCGCCACCCCCGCCGCGCTGGCCCGGGCGCAGGAGCAGCTCAAGGGTCTCGACGGGGTGCTGAAAAACGCCGGCACCCGTCAGCTGGTGCGACTGCTGGAGCGCAACATACGGCTCGAGCAGGCGCTGGCCGAGGAGCGCCGCAAGTCCGCCGAGCTGAGCCAGAAGATCGAGCAGATCAAGTCCCTCGAACTGGAACTGCAGCAGCGGGGCCGGAGCGCCCCGGCCGGCACGCCATGAGCACGGGACGTTTCCTGCTGCTGGTGGACGACGACCCGGGTCTGCTGCGGCTGCTCACCCTGCGCCTGGAGTCCGAGGGCTACCGCGTCGCCACCTGCGCCAGCGGCGAGGAGGCGCTCGCCTACCTTGCCGTGGAGCGCCCGCGGGCGGTGCTGACCGACCTGCGCATGTCGGGCATGGACGGCATGGCCCTGTTCGACGAGATTCACGCCCGGGATCCCGCCCTGCCGGTCATCATCCTCACCGCCCACGGCACCATACCCGACGCGGTGGAGGCGACCCGGCGGGGAGTGTTCGGCTACCTCACCAAGCCGGTGGAGGCCAGGGAGCTGACGGCGCTGCTGGAGCGGGCCATGGCCCTGGGAGCCGAGGCCGCGCCCGAGGAGGGCGCCGGCGACGAGGCCTGGCGCGCCGAGATCATCACCGCCAGCCCGCGCATGGAGGCGCTGCTGTCGGAGGCCCGGCTGGTGGCGCAGAGTGCCGCCAGCGTGCTCATCCGGGGCGAGTCCGGCACCGGCAAGGAGGTGCTGGCCCGGGCCGTGCACCGCGCCAGCGCCCGCAGGGAGGGGCCGTTCGTGGCCCTCAACTGCGCCGCCATCCCGGAGCCGTTGCTGGAATCGGAGCTCTTCGGCCATGCCAGGGGCGCCTTCACCGGGGCGGTGGCGGCCCACCGGGGGCTGTTGCAGGAGGCCTCGGGCGGCACCCTGTTCCTGGACGAGATCGGCGACATGCCCCTGACCCTGCAGGCGAAGCTGCTGCGGGTGCTGCAGGAGCGGGAGGTCCGTCCGGTGGGGGCGACCCGCGCGGTGGCCGTGGACGTGCGCGTCATCTCCGCGACCCATCGCGACCTCGAGGCCGGCATCGCCGAGGGCACCTTCCGCGAGGATCTCTACTACCGGCTGAACGTGGTGCACCTGGCCCTGCCGCCCCTGCGCGAGCGGCGCGAGGACATCCCCCTGCTGGCGCGGCATTTCCTCGCCCGCCTGGGGGAGGAACACGGCCGGCCCGTCAACGGCTTCACGCCCGAGGCCGTGGAGATGCTGGTCTCCTACGACTGGCCGGGCAACGTGCGCCAGCTCATCAACGTGGTGGAGCAGTGCTGCGCCCTGTCCACCACGCCCCTGGTCTCCGCCCATCTCGTCAGCCGGGCCCTGCGCGATCGGCCGGGGGAGATCCCCTCCTTCGCCGAGGCCAAGAACCGCTTCGAGCGTGACTATCTCGTCGCCCTGCTCAAGCTCACCCGCGGCCAGGTAACGGCGGCCGCCCGCCTCGCCGGGCGCAACCGGACCGAATTCTACCGGCTGCTGAAACGCCACCAGCTCTCCCCGGACCTGTTCAAGGGCGGCGGTTAGCGCACTGGCTGGAACGCTTCTTGCTCCTTGAAACCCGGCGCCTGTCCGCCGGCCGGACGGGAATCTGTTGCGAGGAGCTTTCCATGTTCTGCTGGTCCATCACCGCGCTGGTGGTCGCCATCCTGGCCGCTCTGCTGGGTTTCGGAGGGCTTGCGACCGGTACCCTGGCCCTGTTCTCCCGCATGGTCTTCCTGCTGGGATTCATTCTCTTCCTGGCCTTCCTGGTCCAGGGGCGCACACCGCCGGTCCGTTGACACCTCGCCGTTTTCCCGGGATGGCCTTCACGGTCCGCGCCCCGGCGGCGCCGGCGCGGACCCGCGCGCCACACCGGTCCTGCCGCGCCGCGCGCCCGGGAGGAACGGGACGCGCACGGCGGCCACCCCCCGTTGCGTCCGGAAACGCCTGCCAGTCCTGGCGTTGCGGTCAGCGCCCTGGCGGACGTCGCCAATCGGCGACAATTAACGGCCGGTAAAACAATGCCTTGTGGAAACAGGCCCCAGAGTGTCGGGAAATGGTGACAGCCTGGCGGATGCGGGTGCTCCGGGAATCCGGTCGCAAGGCCGGCGGCCTGCACAAGTGGCTGATTGTCGGACTGTTCCGGAAAGTGGCACAAGGCCTGCAATGACAGTGGGGCAGGCAGGCGCCCGTACCGGAGAAGACCAAGGAGGACACCGTGAAGCGATACCCGCACCAACTCCCCGTGACTTCCCTGGTGGGCGCCCTGGTGGTTGCCCTGGGCCTGGTCTGGAATCCCGCCAAGGCGAGCCAGCAGGGCGCCGGGCCGCAGACCGCCACCCCCGCACCGGCCGCCGAATTCAGGGACCAGGACAGCAATGGCGACGGCGCCCTGACGCTGGCCGAGTTCACCGCCCGGGGCTACGACGAGCGCGCGTTCCGCAATGCGGACCTGGACGACAACGGGTTGCTGGGCGCCGGGGAGTATGTCAAGGCGCGCTCCCTGCAGGACCGGATCAGTGCCGGGGAATACATCGACGACGCCTGGCTCACCACCAAGGTCAAGGCGGTGCTGCTCAAGGAGGATCTCCTGGGCGGCCTGGATATCGGTGTGGAGACACGGGACGGCGTCGTGCAGCTCTCCGGCTGGGTCGATGAACCCGGCCAGGCCCACAAGGCCGGGCAGGTCGCCGCCAGTGTGAAGGGCGTCAGGGAGGTCGAGAACGACCTGCTCGTCAAGGAATAGACGCCTTTCGGGAGCCGCTGGCCATTCAGCGCTCCCTGACGTGGGGCAGGTCCGGCAGACAGTGGCCCCGCGGTGGTAACGGCCGTGTTCCGAGAGGTTCCGGCCGCGTCGCCCGCCCCCGGGGTGCCCCTTACCGGATGGCGGGCGATTTTTTTATCCGCGGCAGGACATTCCATGGAGAAGCGTTCATGACTGGTCGGAGACAGGTGGCGTTGGCCGTGGTGCTCTCGATCCTGTTGCTGCTGGCCTCCAGCGCCCTGGCGTCGCTGACGGCGATTGAACTGGTCCGCGTCCTGGACCCCCGCATGGGGCGGGAGCTGGTCGGGGTAATCATCGGCGCCATGAACAACGCCTTCATCGCCCTGGCCACCTTCGAACTCGCCCTGGGGATGGGGATCGTCAGGGTGGCCTCCTTCGCCGCCGGCAGCGACCGGCTCGGCGTGCTGGTGCGGAGAATCTTCACCCGCTTCGTCAGCGTCGTGGGCATCGCGCTGACCCTGGAGGGGCTGATCATGGTGGTCCGCTACAGCCCCGTGGACCTGGGCCGGTATCTGCTCTACGCACTGGCCCTTCTGCTCGGCATCGGTGTCCTGCTGCTGGGACTGGCGGTGCTGGTGAACCGGGTCCAGGCGGCTGTGTTGCGGCGCCGCCGGCGCGCGGCGCAGTCGAATCCCGCGGCCAGCCGGGTCGTCGCCGGGACAGCACCCGGCGGGCATGGAATGACCGTTGGACAATGACCGTTGGACAATGACCGTTAGATAAAGGGTCCGAGCATGCCCACGGCGATTGCGGTGACAGTGCCCAACAGCGCCCCGGCGGCCACGTCGGACGGGTAGTGCAGGCCGAGAATGACCCGTGACAGTGCGACCAGCACCGCGAAGGGGATGACCAGCCAGCCCAGGGCCGGGATCTGGGTCACGAGCACGGTACTGAATCCCACGGCATGCATGGTGTGGCCGGAAGGGAAGCTGTAGGCGTCCAGGGGCGGGGCGCCGAGGTGGATGCCGGCGTCCATCCGGAACGGCCGCTGGCGCAGGGTGGTGCCCTTGAGCCGGCGATAGATGGCCAGGTTGATCACGCCCGTCAATGCCATCTCCGCCACCGTTTCCCAGGCGGCGGGACCATGCACGACCGGCAGCAGCAGCATCAGGAGATACCAGAACACGCCGTCGCCCAGCCGGCTGACACGGGCGAAGAACCGTTCCACGGACCGCCGCCGGCTCAGCCGGTTGATGCGGCGGCACAGGGGCAGCTCACGGGCGGTGAGCCGTTGCAG harbors:
- the fba gene encoding class II fructose-bisphosphate aldolase (catalyzes the reversible aldol condensation of dihydroxyacetonephosphate and glyceraldehyde 3-phosphate in the Calvin cycle, glycolysis, and/or gluconeogenesis), yielding MALISLRQMLDHAAEHGYGVPAFNVNNMEQMHAIMEAAAETDSPVIVQASAGARKYAGSAFLRNLIISAIEQWPDIPICMHQDHGTSPAVCQRSIQLGFSSVMMDGSLGTDGKTPTSYEYNVDVTRRTVEMAHACGVSVEGELGCLGSLETGMAGEEDGIGAEGKLDHSQLLTDPEEAADFVKQTGVDALAIAIGTSHGAYKFTRPPTGDILAIERIKEIHNRIPNTHLVMHGSSSVPQEWLKIINEYGGDMGETYGVPVEEIAEGIKHGVRKVNIDTDLRMASTGAIRKFLAENPKEFDPRKFLIAATKAMKEICKARYEVFGTAGNASKIKAINLEDMSRRYEKGELDPKVN
- a CDS encoding sensor histidine kinase; the protein is MTLRFQYPRSFTSLLLVGFTLVALPLLGGVVNTGLLLDRMVREGRQAVEATVEVTRGTRRLAELALALERSAGQLYVLEDPALKEALAGVHGEFGAILSSLDGMSWEPPARVLLERIGTLERSLYDDLGAGPGEGGFARFEPAFDELHGAVTEMMAAGNAAIDGRVGALSARAADVQRVLLWQGATIAPLSLFLVGLFSWLINRPVRQLARAIRRLGEHDLEPGPVVNGPRDLAFLGEQVDWLRLRLVELEAQKQRFLRHVSHELKTPLAALREGVELLSDRVGGELSAQQEEIACIMRENAIVLQRRIEDLLRYNRAVQAGELRLPEWCPLPELVEAAVHKHDLALRARRIRIETDLGELRVRGDRGKLETVFENLIGNAVRFSPAGGIIGVQARTEGGEAVITLRDQGPGVAAADREHIFEPFHQGVIQPPGSVQGTGLGLAIVREYVEAHGGRVSLLEETTEGAGFQVILPLQSGRRDEV
- a CDS encoding sigma 54-interacting transcriptional regulator, encoding MSTGRFLLLVDDDPGLLRLLTLRLESEGYRVATCASGEEALAYLAVERPRAVLTDLRMSGMDGMALFDEIHARDPALPVIILTAHGTIPDAVEATRRGVFGYLTKPVEARELTALLERAMALGAEAAPEEGAGDEAWRAEIITASPRMEALLSEARLVAQSAASVLIRGESGTGKEVLARAVHRASARREGPFVALNCAAIPEPLLESELFGHARGAFTGAVAAHRGLLQEASGGTLFLDEIGDMPLTLQAKLLRVLQEREVRPVGATRAVAVDVRVISATHRDLEAGIAEGTFREDLYYRLNVVHLALPPLRERREDIPLLARHFLARLGEEHGRPVNGFTPEAVEMLVSYDWPGNVRQLINVVEQCCALSTTPLVSAHLVSRALRDRPGEIPSFAEAKNRFERDYLVALLKLTRGQVTAAARLAGRNRTEFYRLLKRHQLSPDLFKGGG
- a CDS encoding DUF1328 domain-containing protein, with product MFCWSITALVVAILAALLGFGGLATGTLALFSRMVFLLGFILFLAFLVQGRTPPVR
- a CDS encoding BON domain-containing protein, whose translation is MKRYPHQLPVTSLVGALVVALGLVWNPAKASQQGAGPQTATPAPAAEFRDQDSNGDGALTLAEFTARGYDERAFRNADLDDNGLLGAGEYVKARSLQDRISAGEYIDDAWLTTKVKAVLLKEDLLGGLDIGVETRDGVVQLSGWVDEPGQAHKAGQVAASVKGVREVENDLLVKE
- a CDS encoding phosphatase PAP2 family protein, coding for MTTQAVLQRLTARELPLCRRINRLSRRRSVERFFARVSRLGDGVFWYLLMLLLPVVHGPAAWETVAEMALTGVINLAIYRRLKGTTLRQRPFRMDAGIHLGAPPLDAYSFPSGHTMHAVGFSTVLVTQIPALGWLVIPFAVLVALSRVILGLHYPSDVAAGALLGTVTAIAVGMLGPFI